A genomic segment from Yimella sp. cx-51 encodes:
- a CDS encoding NADPH-dependent 2,4-dienoyl-CoA reductase, producing the protein MTDFPTLLSPLDLGHTTLRNRVVMGSMHTKLEDRAKDIPKLAAFFAERAKGGVGLIVTGGYAPNKRGWLSPLGSEMTNTLQSRRHHAVTDAVHEHDGKILLQVLHAGRYAFHPLAVGASDKKSPISKFKPRALSTRAVERTVSDFARAAKLAKDAGYDGVEIMGSEGYLINQMIAARTNNRTDAWGGSASKRMRFPVEIIRRTRELVGDDFIVQYRMSLLDLVDNAQTWEETVELALLLQDAGVTLFNTGIGWHEARIPTIVTSVPRGAFTWTTAKLKQEVSVPVIASNRINRPELAEQILASGQADLVSMARPLLADAEFVVKAAEGREREIITCIACNQACLDHTFANKRATCMLNPRSAHETELVLLPTRTAKHVAVVGAGPAGLAAAVELAGRGHRVELFEAAPEIGGQFKLAAKIPGKEEFVETLRYYEHMLDLRNVKQHLGVRASADDLAEFDEVVIATGVEPRVPAIEGIDHPKVLTYQQVVGEGAPVGETVAVVGAGGIGFDISEFLLHEPGESVEHWMQRWGVTDPETERGGLAQKVKQTPRRKVILLQRKATAHGKGLGKTSGWVHRQTLKDSGVEFIGGAEYLRVDDEGLHISVPVDPKDENAGREAKVIAVDTVVLCTGQESVRELASLGEVLGKPVHVIGGADVAAELDAKRAIKQATELAARI; encoded by the coding sequence ATGACCGATTTCCCCACCCTGCTCAGCCCACTCGACCTCGGGCACACCACGCTGCGCAACCGCGTGGTGATGGGTTCGATGCACACCAAGCTCGAAGACCGCGCCAAGGACATCCCCAAGCTCGCGGCCTTCTTCGCCGAACGCGCCAAGGGCGGTGTGGGTCTGATCGTCACCGGCGGATACGCCCCCAACAAGCGCGGCTGGCTGAGCCCGTTGGGTAGCGAGATGACCAACACACTGCAGTCTCGTCGCCACCACGCGGTGACCGACGCGGTGCACGAACACGACGGCAAGATCCTGCTGCAGGTGCTGCACGCCGGCCGGTACGCCTTCCACCCGCTCGCGGTGGGTGCATCTGACAAGAAATCACCGATCAGCAAGTTCAAGCCGCGGGCGTTGTCGACGCGAGCGGTCGAGCGCACGGTTTCTGACTTCGCGCGCGCGGCGAAGCTCGCCAAGGACGCCGGCTACGACGGCGTCGAGATCATGGGTTCTGAGGGCTATCTGATCAACCAGATGATCGCCGCCCGCACCAACAACCGCACGGACGCCTGGGGCGGCTCGGCCAGCAAGCGCATGCGCTTCCCGGTCGAGATCATCCGCCGCACGAGGGAACTCGTGGGTGACGACTTCATCGTGCAATACCGCATGAGTCTGCTCGACCTCGTCGACAACGCACAGACCTGGGAGGAAACCGTCGAACTGGCCCTGCTCCTGCAGGACGCCGGAGTCACGCTCTTCAACACCGGCATCGGCTGGCACGAGGCACGCATTCCCACGATCGTGACCTCAGTGCCGCGGGGAGCCTTCACCTGGACCACCGCCAAGCTGAAGCAGGAGGTGAGCGTGCCGGTGATCGCCTCCAACCGGATCAACCGTCCGGAGCTGGCCGAGCAGATCCTGGCGTCCGGCCAGGCTGACCTGGTGTCGATGGCCCGGCCGTTGCTCGCCGATGCAGAGTTCGTCGTCAAGGCCGCAGAAGGCCGTGAGCGGGAGATCATCACCTGCATCGCGTGCAATCAGGCCTGCCTCGATCACACTTTCGCCAACAAGCGCGCCACCTGCATGCTCAACCCGCGGTCGGCCCACGAGACCGAGTTGGTGTTGCTGCCCACTCGCACCGCCAAGCACGTGGCCGTGGTCGGTGCCGGCCCTGCGGGCCTGGCGGCAGCGGTCGAACTCGCCGGTCGTGGACACCGGGTGGAGCTCTTCGAGGCGGCGCCGGAGATCGGGGGCCAGTTCAAGCTGGCCGCGAAGATCCCGGGCAAGGAGGAGTTCGTCGAGACGCTCCGCTACTACGAGCACATGCTCGACCTGCGAAACGTGAAGCAGCACTTGGGTGTTCGCGCCAGTGCTGATGACCTGGCGGAGTTCGACGAGGTGGTCATCGCCACCGGGGTCGAGCCGCGGGTGCCCGCCATCGAGGGCATCGATCACCCGAAGGTGCTGACCTATCAGCAGGTGGTGGGAGAAGGCGCACCCGTCGGGGAGACCGTCGCGGTCGTCGGCGCCGGTGGCATCGGTTTCGACATCAGCGAATTCTTGCTGCACGAACCGGGGGAGTCGGTGGAGCACTGGATGCAGCGCTGGGGTGTCACCGATCCGGAGACGGAGCGCGGCGGGTTGGCACAGAAGGTGAAGCAGACCCCTCGTCGGAAGGTGATCCTGTTGCAGCGCAAGGCGACTGCGCACGGCAAGGGGCTGGGCAAGACCTCCGGCTGGGTGCACCGGCAGACGCTCAAGGACTCCGGGGTGGAGTTCATCGGCGGCGCGGAGTACTTGCGGGTGGACGATGAAGGCCTGCACATCAGCGTCCCCGTCGACCCGAAGGACGAGAACGCTGGCCGCGAGGCCAAGGTGATCGCCGTCGACACCGTCGTGCTGTGCACCGGCCAGGAGTCTGTGCGTGAACTCGCTTCGCTGGGAGAGGTGCTCGGTAAGCCGGTGCATGTGATCGGTGGCGCTGATGTCGCAGCCGAACTAGACGCCAAGCGCGCGATCAAGCAGGCCACTGAACTCGCCGCCCGCATCTGA
- a CDS encoding nuclear transport factor 2 family protein — MKEFREMVEANDLSGVGELLADDAVFVSPVAFKPYQGKAVTAAILRGAWRVFTDFRYEREIVEGHHSALVFRAMVGEVEVNGCDFITVDDDGLITEFMVMVRPLKGANALAEAMGAQFEQILAEAAAETKA, encoded by the coding sequence ATGAAAGAGTTCCGCGAGATGGTCGAGGCGAATGACCTCAGCGGCGTCGGAGAGTTGCTGGCCGATGACGCGGTGTTCGTCAGCCCGGTGGCCTTCAAGCCCTACCAGGGCAAGGCGGTCACGGCGGCGATCCTGCGCGGTGCTTGGCGGGTCTTCACCGACTTCCGTTACGAGCGCGAGATCGTCGAGGGCCACCACAGCGCGTTGGTCTTCCGGGCCATGGTCGGTGAGGTGGAAGTCAACGGCTGCGACTTCATCACCGTCGACGACGACGGGCTGATCACCGAATTCATGGTGATGGTGCGTCCGCTGAAGGGCGCCAACGCACTCGCCGAGGCAATGGGTGCACAGTTCGAACAGATCCTGGCCGAAGCGGCCGCCGAGACGAAGGCCTGA
- a CDS encoding CpaF family protein yields MNSIQVIEGEVRELIRRRRLDPVGDRVTLHSLVQDVVRDYEERTLHGGLEPLGDADVATRSVLDSVLGFGALQQYLDDPTVEEIWLNEPSRVFVARQGVAELTPTILTEQEVRNLVERMLKPSGRRVDLSSPFVDATLPDGSRLHVAIPDVTPGRWYVNIRKFVARAHSLEDLVTMGSLTAPAAAFLRAAVVSGLNIMVTGGTQAGKTTMLNCLAAAIPPTERVVSCEEVFELKLNLRDWAALQCRQPSLEGTGEIPLRRLVKEALRMRPSRIIVGEVRQEESLDLLIAMNSGLPGMASLHANSAREALVKMCTLPLLAGPNVGSQFVMPTVASSIDLIVHVGLERDGKRGVREIAAVPGRFEGSVIELAELFVNRDGRLERGDGFPPHQERFARAGFDVARLLGDRL; encoded by the coding sequence ATGAACAGCATTCAGGTGATCGAGGGTGAGGTGCGTGAACTCATCCGGCGCCGCAGACTTGACCCGGTGGGGGATCGGGTCACTCTCCACTCGTTGGTGCAGGACGTCGTACGCGACTACGAGGAGCGCACGCTGCACGGTGGCCTCGAGCCGCTCGGTGACGCCGATGTGGCCACCCGCAGCGTGCTCGACTCAGTGCTCGGCTTCGGTGCGCTGCAGCAATATCTCGACGATCCGACGGTCGAGGAGATCTGGCTGAACGAACCGAGCCGGGTCTTCGTGGCTCGGCAGGGAGTCGCCGAACTGACCCCGACCATCCTGACGGAGCAGGAGGTGCGCAACCTCGTCGAGCGCATGCTGAAGCCTTCCGGCAGGCGCGTCGACCTCAGCTCGCCCTTCGTCGACGCCACCCTCCCCGATGGGAGCCGGCTCCACGTCGCGATCCCCGATGTCACGCCCGGACGTTGGTACGTCAACATCCGTAAATTCGTCGCCCGGGCGCACTCGCTCGAAGACCTGGTCACCATGGGATCGCTTACGGCCCCGGCGGCAGCCTTCCTGCGCGCGGCCGTCGTGAGTGGCCTCAACATCATGGTGACCGGCGGCACGCAGGCGGGCAAAACAACGATGTTGAACTGCCTTGCCGCCGCGATTCCGCCGACCGAGCGCGTCGTGTCGTGCGAAGAGGTCTTCGAGCTCAAGCTCAATCTGCGCGACTGGGCCGCATTGCAGTGTCGCCAGCCCAGCCTTGAAGGCACCGGTGAGATCCCGCTGCGGCGGCTGGTCAAGGAAGCCCTCCGAATGCGGCCTTCCCGCATCATCGTCGGCGAAGTGCGCCAGGAGGAGAGCCTCGACCTGCTCATCGCGATGAACAGCGGCTTACCCGGCATGGCAAGCCTGCACGCCAACTCCGCCCGCGAAGCACTGGTGAAGATGTGCACTCTGCCGCTGCTGGCCGGGCCGAATGTCGGGTCGCAGTTCGTCATGCCGACCGTTGCCTCCTCCATCGATCTCATCGTCCACGTCGGCCTCGAACGCGACGGCAAACGCGGCGTTCGCGAGATCGCAGCGGTGCCCGGACGATTCGAAGGCAGTGTCATTGAACTGGCCGAGCTCTTCGTCAATCGTGATGGACGGCTCGAACGTGGCGACGGCTTCCCACCGCACCAGGAACGCTTTGCCCGCGCCGGATTCGACGTGGCGCGACTGCTGGGAGATCGGCTGTGA
- a CDS encoding FtsK/SpoIIIE domain-containing protein, whose amino-acid sequence MRTPHRMSITFTVVPDTIGGSYDISVSAPTDTPWKHVRAQLHRHGYQVPDALYVGRHRVTEADRFDRFQNGCVLAPQMSRDEQHELLLLECRHGPHVGLSTPITARAATLGRGVESTLQVDDPDMSRRHCQVRLASGRVVVSDLGSTNGTQIADQPVPGDAEMELRSTHGLKVGNSLFALTRLSCARPPARAGWIEVTRPPTRLRPPALLRLDRPRKPGRSSHRSLPWLITLLPLILGVALAWWMQAMMFLAFAVFSPVMMAAQHLSDRRDGKRSKKESAADHAAAVRRHEQRVRDALRTERLVRERAAPPLIDALHVIATAGPNLWHRHPAEHGFAQWRVGTGSINSRVVVSGSDEHERPAVLDHAPVVLDLGEDRVIGVVGPSDVALPALESLLIQLAAWHSPQRLRVAVIGELPVDWAPHLAWMPHLRTAGGLDHFHAADAEGIAEFVRRLPHDDDREQPVTTILVIADPAVLRQAGSLSSVLEHPGHYGAAIVGLAPDARSLPDRCHPIVHFSSAVHAELVGDTTTCLVPDLPASGVMARAMRGLAALRDGSTDSAAALPHAVDLATAWREATGAELLDISSVRHRWQEHKRGSARAVLGHNGSHSVEVDLLTDGPHLLIAGTTGAGKSEMLQALVASLAAGAPPDSLNFILIDYKGGSAFRECAQLPHTVGMVTDLDGHLTARALSSLGAEIHRRERLMAQAGASDLDDYHRDTDAPTIPRLVLVIDEFRVLSEELPDFIDGLVRLATVGRSLGVHLVLATQRPAGVVSADIRANVNLRIALRVRDEGDSHDVIEAADAARLSASTPGRAYMRSGGTELQLFQTARVSVPPQEPEAIVIDDQSAHGPDSVSPTVLESLVVVLHEATQQCGVEVPGAPWLQPLPTEVPSLSETEASVCVSGVATSGYRFGLADRPVSQDQPVIVWAPEHDHHLAFIGGSRSGRSHALRQILEAALSDGDRFVHAYLIDFDAGLNGLRDWPAVGSYVDADEPRRIEQLLDWLTDEIKRRRRMPAQETSPQPRIVVAIDGWDALAELTDQSHFRILDLMNALLREATSVDIHVLATGGRGLMTSRSLPLFASQIVLAMADRDDIATLGVPRAAIPEHMPAGRGLILPDGLEVQVADVTGQAPSPPAVLPRRIDAIPDVIAAGSLTRRGDCVVLGTGTEGTVHLADTTSASLVGLICGRPRSGRTNTLRLLAEQLHDRPVCWVSPDRRTSLPHNVVQPGNGDELGQWLAAQPSGAVLIDDVPSILGSDVEDLLAMHAGNAASTGALVLATATPSEIAGNYSGLIGELRRRGTGVLLMPGQHDGEALGVRCPTLDRSRPGNGFLVRDGELIELQVALVE is encoded by the coding sequence ATGAGAACGCCCCATCGGATGTCGATCACTTTCACCGTCGTGCCTGACACGATCGGTGGTTCGTACGACATCAGCGTCAGTGCTCCGACGGACACACCGTGGAAGCACGTGCGCGCCCAGCTTCACCGGCACGGCTACCAGGTTCCGGACGCGCTCTACGTGGGCCGCCATCGCGTGACCGAGGCCGATCGGTTCGACCGGTTCCAGAACGGGTGCGTACTCGCCCCGCAGATGAGTCGCGATGAGCAGCATGAACTCCTCCTGCTGGAATGCCGACACGGTCCCCACGTCGGGCTGTCGACACCAATCACTGCACGCGCGGCCACCCTCGGTCGGGGTGTGGAGTCGACCTTGCAGGTCGACGACCCCGACATGTCGCGACGCCACTGCCAGGTGCGTCTTGCCTCGGGACGTGTCGTGGTCAGCGATCTCGGGTCGACCAACGGCACGCAGATCGCTGACCAGCCGGTGCCCGGCGACGCCGAGATGGAGTTGCGGTCAACACATGGATTAAAGGTGGGCAACTCACTTTTCGCGTTGACCAGGCTCAGCTGCGCACGTCCACCAGCGCGGGCCGGCTGGATCGAGGTGACCCGTCCGCCCACTCGTTTGCGACCACCGGCACTGCTACGGCTCGACCGGCCACGAAAGCCTGGCCGCAGCTCCCACCGTTCCCTGCCATGGCTGATCACCCTGCTGCCACTGATCCTGGGCGTCGCGCTGGCGTGGTGGATGCAGGCAATGATGTTTCTCGCCTTCGCCGTCTTCAGCCCGGTGATGATGGCCGCTCAACATCTGAGCGACCGCCGGGACGGAAAACGCAGCAAGAAGGAGAGCGCCGCAGACCATGCTGCTGCCGTGCGCCGCCATGAGCAACGGGTGCGCGACGCGCTGCGCACCGAGCGCCTCGTGCGCGAACGTGCAGCGCCGCCGCTGATCGACGCCCTCCACGTCATTGCCACTGCCGGGCCCAACCTGTGGCATCGTCACCCGGCCGAGCACGGCTTCGCCCAGTGGCGCGTAGGGACGGGTTCGATCAATTCCCGAGTGGTGGTGAGTGGCTCCGATGAGCACGAGCGGCCCGCCGTCCTCGATCATGCGCCTGTCGTGCTCGACCTGGGCGAGGACCGGGTGATCGGAGTGGTCGGCCCATCCGATGTCGCCCTTCCGGCCTTGGAGAGCCTGCTGATCCAGCTCGCGGCCTGGCACTCTCCGCAACGCCTACGGGTGGCTGTCATCGGCGAGCTGCCCGTCGATTGGGCTCCCCACCTGGCCTGGATGCCTCACCTGCGAACAGCGGGCGGACTTGATCACTTCCACGCCGCGGACGCAGAAGGAATTGCTGAGTTCGTACGTCGCTTGCCGCACGACGACGATCGTGAACAACCGGTCACCACGATCCTGGTGATCGCCGATCCTGCCGTCCTTCGTCAGGCGGGTTCGCTGTCTTCCGTGCTCGAGCACCCCGGCCACTACGGCGCCGCCATCGTCGGCCTGGCGCCCGACGCCAGGAGCCTCCCCGACCGCTGCCATCCCATCGTCCACTTCAGTTCAGCGGTGCACGCCGAGCTCGTCGGTGACACGACAACGTGCCTGGTCCCTGACCTGCCGGCATCCGGGGTGATGGCGCGAGCGATGCGTGGCCTCGCCGCTTTGCGCGACGGATCGACCGACTCGGCCGCGGCACTTCCGCATGCGGTCGACCTGGCGACCGCTTGGCGCGAGGCCACCGGCGCGGAGCTGCTGGACATCTCTTCCGTGCGGCATCGGTGGCAGGAGCACAAACGTGGCTCTGCTCGGGCGGTGTTGGGCCACAACGGTTCTCACTCCGTCGAGGTCGATCTCCTCACCGATGGTCCGCACCTGCTCATCGCCGGCACCACCGGAGCCGGCAAGTCCGAAATGCTGCAGGCGCTCGTCGCCTCGCTCGCGGCCGGCGCTCCCCCGGACTCGCTCAACTTCATCCTGATCGACTACAAGGGCGGATCTGCGTTCCGCGAGTGCGCGCAGTTGCCGCACACGGTGGGGATGGTGACCGATCTCGACGGCCACCTCACCGCCCGTGCGCTCAGCTCACTCGGAGCCGAGATCCATCGGCGCGAGCGCTTGATGGCGCAGGCCGGGGCCAGCGATCTGGACGACTACCACCGCGACACCGATGCGCCCACGATTCCTCGGCTCGTCCTGGTGATCGATGAATTCCGTGTGCTCTCAGAAGAATTGCCCGACTTCATCGATGGCCTCGTGCGGCTGGCGACGGTCGGACGCTCGCTGGGCGTGCATCTCGTGCTCGCCACGCAGCGTCCCGCGGGTGTGGTGTCTGCCGACATCCGGGCGAACGTGAACCTTCGCATTGCCCTTCGGGTGCGGGACGAGGGTGACTCCCACGACGTCATCGAGGCTGCCGACGCCGCCCGGCTCTCGGCGTCGACCCCGGGTCGGGCCTACATGCGCTCCGGCGGCACCGAACTCCAGCTCTTCCAGACAGCGCGGGTGAGTGTGCCGCCGCAGGAGCCGGAGGCGATCGTGATCGACGATCAGTCAGCGCACGGGCCCGACAGCGTCTCACCCACCGTCCTCGAATCTCTCGTGGTGGTCCTCCACGAAGCGACGCAGCAGTGTGGAGTGGAGGTGCCTGGCGCTCCGTGGCTGCAGCCTCTACCCACCGAGGTGCCCAGCCTTTCGGAGACTGAAGCCTCGGTGTGCGTGTCAGGGGTGGCAACGAGCGGGTATCGCTTCGGTCTCGCGGACCGCCCAGTCAGTCAGGACCAACCCGTCATTGTCTGGGCGCCCGAACACGACCACCATCTCGCCTTCATCGGTGGCTCGCGAAGTGGCCGCAGTCATGCACTGCGACAGATCCTGGAGGCGGCGCTCAGCGACGGCGACCGCTTCGTGCACGCCTATCTGATCGATTTCGACGCCGGCCTCAATGGCCTGCGTGACTGGCCGGCCGTCGGATCCTATGTTGACGCCGACGAGCCGCGACGCATCGAACAACTGCTCGACTGGCTCACCGACGAGATCAAGCGTCGTCGGCGCATGCCTGCCCAGGAGACATCACCGCAACCACGGATCGTCGTTGCGATCGATGGCTGGGATGCCCTGGCTGAACTGACCGATCAGTCGCACTTCCGCATTCTCGATCTGATGAATGCGCTGCTGCGGGAGGCGACGTCGGTCGACATCCACGTGCTCGCGACCGGTGGACGCGGCTTGATGACCAGCCGGTCATTGCCGCTGTTCGCCAGTCAGATCGTCCTGGCCATGGCTGATCGTGACGACATCGCCACGCTGGGGGTGCCGCGAGCGGCAATCCCGGAGCACATGCCCGCCGGGCGCGGTCTCATCCTGCCTGACGGTCTGGAAGTGCAGGTCGCTGACGTCACCGGTCAGGCGCCGTCGCCGCCTGCCGTCCTACCGCGACGGATCGACGCGATTCCCGACGTCATTGCAGCCGGCTCCCTGACCCGCAGGGGTGACTGCGTCGTGCTCGGCACCGGCACGGAAGGCACTGTGCATTTGGCCGACACCACGTCGGCCTCGCTGGTCGGCCTGATCTGCGGTCGGCCCCGTAGCGGGCGCACCAACACCCTGCGGCTGCTGGCCGAGCAACTCCACGATCGACCGGTGTGCTGGGTTTCACCCGATCGACGTACCTCATTGCCCCACAACGTGGTCCAACCCGGCAACGGTGACGAGCTCGGCCAATGGTTGGCCGCCCAGCCGTCGGGTGCCGTGCTGATCGACGACGTGCCGTCCATCCTCGGCTCGGATGTCGAGGATCTCCTGGCGATGCACGCCGGCAACGCGGCAAGCACAGGTGCACTCGTGCTCGCCACGGCGACACCATCGGAGATCGCCGGCAACTACAGCGGCCTGATCGGCGAGTTACGCCGTCGGGGCACCGGCGTCCTGCTCATGCCGGGCCAACACGACGGTGAAGCGCTCGGCGTGCGTTGCCCGACGCTCGACCGTTCCCGTCCCGGCAACGGCTTTCTCGTGCGGGACGGGGAACTCATCGAGCTTCAGGTGGCGCTGGTCGAGTGA
- a CDS encoding PadR family transcriptional regulator, which produces MALEHAILISLAERSASGYDLARRFDASIGHFWRASHQQIYKVLARMEADQWVSAQVIPQGSRPDKKVYEITDAGHEELARWLAVPTPPEHVRSEFTVKLRALHLLDRSLVFEAVAARRAEHEQRLLAYEESAQKFFPSPADLADEQLGPYLALRGGIRLERNGIEWCDEIAHTLEAR; this is translated from the coding sequence GTGGCGCTCGAACACGCGATCCTGATCTCCCTGGCCGAACGCTCGGCCAGTGGCTACGACCTGGCGCGCCGTTTCGATGCCTCCATCGGTCACTTCTGGCGGGCGAGCCACCAGCAGATCTACAAGGTGTTGGCTCGGATGGAGGCCGACCAGTGGGTGTCGGCACAGGTAATCCCCCAAGGGAGCCGTCCTGACAAGAAGGTCTACGAGATCACTGACGCCGGGCACGAGGAACTGGCGCGCTGGTTGGCTGTTCCGACACCGCCCGAACACGTCCGCAGCGAGTTCACCGTGAAGCTGCGGGCACTGCATCTGCTCGATCGCTCCCTCGTATTCGAAGCTGTCGCGGCACGGCGTGCTGAGCATGAGCAGCGGCTGCTCGCCTACGAGGAGAGCGCGCAGAAGTTCTTCCCCAGTCCGGCAGACCTTGCCGACGAACAACTCGGCCCTTACCTCGCTCTGCGCGGCGGTATTCGGTTGGAACGCAACGGAATCGAATGGTGCGACGAAATCGCCCACACCTTGGAGGCACGATGA
- a CDS encoding type II secretion system F family protein produces MGVFCIYWSFWPRIERPVRSRETATDRLRADLALSDIRGFTVRTLLLGCFGCASFVFLVAMAATGVAPVALCFAALAGYAPVAWVRGRAQRRRHNRRELWPDAVDHISSAVRAGLALPEALAQLAIRGPEELRPAFAGFAHDYRTTGDFQGCLDDLKARLADPVADRLIESLRLAREVGGTDLGRLLRTLSTFLRDDARTRAELEARQSWTVNAARLALVAPWLVLLMLATRGDSLRAYSSPTGVAVLVIGGGVSFLAYRLMRRIGRLPAEVRVMA; encoded by the coding sequence ATGGGCGTCTTCTGCATCTACTGGTCCTTCTGGCCGCGGATCGAACGCCCTGTGCGTTCTCGGGAGACCGCGACCGATCGACTACGAGCCGACCTCGCGCTCTCGGACATTCGTGGCTTCACCGTCCGAACACTTCTGCTCGGCTGCTTCGGATGCGCGTCCTTCGTTTTCCTCGTCGCGATGGCAGCCACCGGTGTCGCTCCCGTGGCCCTCTGCTTCGCGGCTCTCGCCGGTTATGCCCCTGTCGCCTGGGTGCGTGGTCGGGCACAGCGTCGGCGCCACAACCGGCGGGAGTTGTGGCCCGACGCGGTCGACCACATCTCCTCGGCGGTTCGAGCCGGGTTGGCACTGCCGGAAGCGTTGGCCCAGTTGGCAATTCGCGGCCCGGAGGAGTTGCGGCCGGCCTTCGCCGGCTTCGCCCACGACTACCGCACGACCGGTGATTTCCAGGGGTGCCTGGACGACCTGAAGGCACGGCTCGCCGACCCTGTGGCCGACCGCCTCATCGAATCGCTGCGCTTGGCGCGCGAGGTCGGCGGTACTGACTTGGGACGGCTGCTGCGCACACTGTCCACCTTCCTGCGCGACGACGCGCGCACGCGTGCCGAGCTCGAAGCCCGGCAGTCGTGGACGGTCAACGCCGCCCGACTGGCGCTCGTGGCGCCCTGGCTGGTGCTCCTGATGCTCGCCACGCGTGGTGACAGCCTTCGCGCCTACAGCAGTCCGACCGGTGTGGCGGTGTTGGTGATCGGCGGCGGCGTCTCGTTCCTCGCCTATCGGCTGATGCGGCGCATCGGCCGCCTTCCGGCAGAAGTGCGGGTGATGGCGTGA
- a CDS encoding general stress protein: MSTPGMRPQPQLPTLHLDFPMSLGTFSEYAAAQRTVDYLSDHHFPVEQCMIVGTDLKQIERITGRLNWGRVLVGGLASGAWLGAFVGLIFTLFSNENGLNVIISTIFLGAIFGAFWAAIGYAATRGRRDFTSVSQVVATRYEVLVEHKSVQQARELLGQMNGDAAPPHEAAPSGPQRTYSEAQQSSQYGQQAPAGSNPQTYHGAQSPQYGQPGTSEPQQPEPPRYGQRSPESDGN, encoded by the coding sequence ATGAGCACCCCCGGTATGCGCCCCCAACCGCAACTTCCCACGTTGCACCTCGACTTCCCGATGTCCCTCGGCACGTTCAGCGAGTACGCGGCGGCCCAGCGCACCGTCGACTATCTGTCCGACCACCACTTCCCGGTGGAGCAGTGCATGATCGTCGGCACCGACCTGAAGCAGATCGAGCGCATCACCGGCCGGCTCAACTGGGGACGCGTGCTGGTCGGCGGCCTCGCGTCCGGCGCCTGGCTGGGTGCCTTCGTCGGGTTGATCTTCACGTTGTTCTCCAACGAGAACGGCCTCAACGTGATCATCTCCACGATCTTTCTCGGCGCCATCTTCGGAGCCTTCTGGGCCGCGATCGGCTACGCCGCCACCCGCGGACGCCGTGACTTCACCTCGGTCTCCCAGGTTGTGGCCACCAGGTACGAGGTGCTCGTGGAGCACAAGAGCGTGCAGCAGGCTCGTGAGTTGCTCGGCCAGATGAACGGTGACGCAGCGCCGCCGCACGAGGCAGCACCCAGCGGTCCGCAGCGCACCTACAGCGAGGCGCAGCAGTCGTCGCAGTACGGCCAGCAGGCACCAGCCGGTTCCAACCCGCAGACGTACCACGGTGCTCAGTCGCCGCAGTACGGTCAGCCCGGCACCAGCGAGCCGCAGCAGCCCGAGCCGCCTCGTTACGGCCAACGTTCGCCGGAGTCGGACGGAAACTAA
- a CDS encoding type II secretion system F family protein, translating into MNVDLGWLGALCGLVAALGLALVWQRLPARRTPSLADCIEPYVAQAPRPSKYLGPSDARGGRAGTMVLRRIGSIVDSVLGGSASVNRRLERAGSRSSLEDFRAEQALYGCIAALAATLWVSMRVAAGNQSPLTAVLLVLIAAGGGVVLRDQLLTRAAEKRDRQILAEFPAVAELLALAVTAGEGAAAALERVARLSKGELAGELSRCLIDARAGASLPEALQGLADRTGLASLARFVDGIVVALERGTPLADVMRAQAQDARDAAKQELIELGGRRELAMMVPVVFLVLPVTILFAVWPGLAALRLTM; encoded by the coding sequence GTGAACGTCGATCTCGGGTGGCTCGGAGCGTTGTGCGGTCTGGTGGCCGCTCTCGGTCTTGCGCTGGTCTGGCAACGACTGCCCGCGCGACGCACACCCAGCCTTGCCGACTGCATCGAGCCCTACGTGGCCCAAGCCCCGCGACCCTCCAAATATCTCGGCCCGTCCGATGCGCGGGGCGGTCGCGCCGGCACGATGGTGCTGCGCCGTATCGGGTCGATCGTCGACTCCGTCTTGGGCGGCAGCGCATCCGTGAACAGACGGCTCGAACGGGCCGGTAGTCGCTCCAGCCTGGAGGACTTCCGTGCCGAACAAGCGCTGTACGGCTGTATCGCTGCCCTCGCCGCCACCCTGTGGGTGTCGATGCGAGTGGCGGCAGGCAACCAATCCCCGCTGACTGCTGTGCTGCTCGTCCTGATCGCGGCGGGCGGCGGGGTGGTGCTGCGCGACCAACTGCTTACCAGGGCCGCTGAAAAACGCGACCGTCAGATCTTGGCGGAGTTCCCCGCCGTGGCGGAACTGTTGGCGCTCGCGGTGACGGCCGGTGAGGGAGCTGCCGCTGCTCTGGAGCGCGTCGCACGGCTGTCCAAGGGTGAGCTCGCCGGCGAACTCAGCCGGTGTCTGATCGACGCACGTGCGGGGGCCAGCCTGCCCGAAGCCCTGCAGGGCCTTGCTGATCGCACCGGCCTCGCAAGCCTGGCGCGCTTCGTCGACGGCATCGTCGTCGCCCTGGAGCGAGGAACCCCGCTGGCAGATGTGATGCGAGCCCAGGCCCAGGACGCGCGGGACGCCGCGAAGCAGGAACTCATCGAACTGGGCGGACGACGGGAGCTGGCGATGATGGTGCCGGTGGTCTTTCTCGTCCTGCCCGTGACCATCTTGTTCGCCGTCTGGCCCGGCC